One Microcebus murinus isolate Inina chromosome 10, M.murinus_Inina_mat1.0, whole genome shotgun sequence DNA segment encodes these proteins:
- the PRDM4 gene encoding PR domain zinc finger protein 4 has translation MHHRMNEMNLSPVGMEQLTSSSVSNALPVSGSHLGLAASPTHSAIPAPGLPVAIPNLGPSLSSLPSALSLMLPMGIGDRGVMCGLPERNYTLPPPPYPHLESSYFRTILPGILSYLADRPPPQYIHPNSINVDGNTALSIANNPSALDPYQSNGNVGLEPGIVSIDSRSVNTHGAQSLHPNDGHEVTLDTTITMENVSRVTSPISSDGMAEELTMDGVAGEHSQIPNGSRSHEPLSVDSVSNNLAADTVGHGGVIPIHGNGLELPVVMETDHIASRVNGMSDSALSDSIHTVAMSTNSVSVALSTSHNLASLESVSLHEVGLSLEPVAVSSITQEVAMGTGHVDVSSDSLSFVPSSLQMEDSNSNKENMATLFSIWCTLCDRAYPSDCPDHGPVTFVPDTPIESRARLSLPKQLVLRHSIVGAEVGVWAGETIPVRTCFGPLIGQQSHSMEVAEWTDKAVNHIWKIYHNGVLEFCIVTTDENECNWMMFVRKARNREEQNLVAYPHDGKIFFCTSQDIPPENELLFYYSRDYAQQIGVPEHPDVHLCNCGKECNSYAEFKAHLTSHIHNHIPSQGHSSSHRPRHNKERKWKCSMCPQAFISPSKLHVHFMGHMGMKPHKCDFCSKAFCDPSNLRTHLKIHTGQKNYRCTLCDKSFTQKAHLETHMVIHTGEKNLKCDYCDKLFMRRQDLKQHVLIHTQERQIKCPQCDKLFLRTNHLKKHLNSHEGKRDYVCEKCTKAYLTKYHLTRHLKTCKGPTSSSSAQEEEEEDDSEEEDLADSVGTEDCKINGAVYSADESLSAHK, from the exons ATGCATCACAG GATGAATGAAATGAACCTGAGCCCAGTGGGGATGGAGCAGCTGACTTCATCCTCTGTGAGCAATGCCTTGCCAGTCTCAGGAAGTCACCTGGGGTTGGCTGCCTCACCCACTCACAGTGCCATCCCTGCCCCAG GTTTGCCAGTGGCAATTCCAAACCTGGGTCCTTCCCTGAGCTCTCTGCCTTCTGCCTTGTCTCTGATGCTCCCAATGGGTATTGGGGATCGAGGGGTGATGTGTGGGTTACCTGAAAGAAACTACACCCTACCTCCACCACCTTACCCTCACCTGGAGAGCAGTTACTTCAGAACCATTCTACCTG GCATTTTATCTTATTTAGCTGACAGACCACCTCCTCAGTATATCCACCCCAACTCTATAAATGTTGATGGTAATACAGCATTATCAATTGCCAATAACCCTTCAGCGCTAGATCCCTATCAGTCCAATGGAAATGTTGGATTAGAACCAGGCATTGTTTCAATAGACTCTCGCTCTGTGAACACACACGGTGCCCAAAGTCTTCATCCCAATGATGGCCATGAGGTGACCTTGGACACGACAATCACTATGGAGAATGTTTCTAGGGTTACCAGCCCGATCTCTTCAGATGGAATGGCAGAGGAGCTTACAATGGATGGTGTTGCAGGCGAGCATTCCCAAATCCCAAATGGCTCCAGAAGTCATGAACCTCTGTCTGTGGATTCTGTGAGCAACAACCTTGCAGCAGACACTGTAGGACATGGTGGTGTGATACCCATTCATGGGAATGGCCTGGAGCTCCCCGTGGTCATGGAGACAGACCACATCGCAAGTCGGGTCAACGGGATGTCTGACAGTGCCCTCAGTGACTCCATCCACACTGTGGCCATGAGCACCAACTCTGTAAGCGTGGCACTCTCTACCTCACACAACCTCGCCTCCCTAGAATCTGTTTCCCTCCATGAAGTGGGCCTGAGCCTAGAACCTGTGGCTGTTTCCTCCATCACCCAGGAGGTTGCTATGGGGACAGGTCATGTAGATGTATCTTCAGACAGTCTTTCTTTTGTACCATCTTCACTGCAAATGGAAGACTCCAATTCAAACAAGGAAAACATGGCAACCTTGTTTTCAATTT GGTGTACTCTCTGTGACCGAGCCTATCCCTCAGACTGCCCTGATCATGGACCAGTGACTTTTGTTCCGGACACTCCAATAGAGAGCAGAGCAAGGCTTTCTCTCCCAAAGCAGCTTGTTCTCCGCCACTCAATTGTGGGAGCAGAAGTTG GTGTATGGGCAGGAGAAACCATTCCTGTGCGGACTTGCTTTGGGCCTCTTATTGGCCAGCAGAGTCACTCCATGGAAGTAGCAGAATGGACAGACAAAGCAGTTAACCATATCTGGAAG ATATACCACAACGGTGTCCTAGAATTCTGCATCGTTACAACTGACGAAAATGAATGTAATTGGATGATGTTTGTGCGCAAAGCCAG GAATCGGGAAGAGCAGAATTTGGTGGCTTATCCTCATGATggaaaaatctttttctgcaCCTCACAAGATATCCCACCTGAAAATGAActgcttttttattatagccGGGATTATGCTCAGCAGATTG gtgtTCCTGAACACCCAGATGTACACCTCTGTAACTGTGGCAAGGAATGCAATTCTTACGCAGAGTTCAAAGCCCATCTGACCAGCCACATCCATAACCACATTCCTAGCCAGGGCCACAGCAGCAGCCATAGGCCAAGACACAACAAAGAAAGGAAGTGGAAGTGCTCGATGTGCCCCCAAGCATTTATCTCTCCTTCCAAACTTCATGTCCACTTTATGGGTCACATGGGTATGAAGCCCCACAAGTGTGATTTCTGTAGCAAGGCTTTTTGTGATCCCAGCAACCTGCGGACCCACCTCAAGATACATACAG GTCAGAAGAACTACAGGTGTACTTTGTGTGACAAGTCTTTCACCCAGAAGGCTCACCTGGAGACCCACATGGTCATCCACACGGGCGAGAAGAATCTTAAGTGTGATTACTGTGACAAGTTGTTTATGCGGAGGCAGGACCTCAAGCAGCACGTGCTCATCCACACACA AGAACGCCAGATCAAGTGTCCCCAGTGTGATAAGCTGTTCTTGAGAACAAATCACTTAAAGAAGCATCTCAATTCTCATGAAGGAAAACGGGATTATGTCTGTGAAAAATGTACAAAGGCTTATCTAACCAAATATCATCTCACCCGCCACCTGAAAACCTGCAAAGGGCCCACCTCCAGTTCATCAGcacaagaggaggaagaagaggatgaCTCGGAAGAGGAAGATCTAGCAGACTCTGTGGGGACAGAAGACTGCAAGATTAACGGTGCTGTATATTCAGCGGATGAGTCTCTCTCtgcacataaataa